In Idiomarina sp. PL1-037, a single genomic region encodes these proteins:
- a CDS encoding NAD(P)/FAD-dependent oxidoreductase: MSKWDVIIIGAGAAGLHCAAHAAQRGKSVLVLDHAKQAGKKILISGGGRCNFTNMYTGPENFLSSNPHFCKSALSRYTQWDFIGLVAEYGIAYHEKTLGQLFCDDSAKDIVRMLMSECDRHGAKVQLRTEIVSVDYDDNYRIETNRGDYSCDKLVIACGGLSMPKLGATPLGYQIAEQFGHSIVPVRAGLVPFTLQDDEKARFAELSGVAVPVSAEAHDGYFREAMLFTHRGVSGPAILQVSSYWLPGEAVTINLLPDLDAFEWLKTQQQQQPKTQLNTVLQQHFPKRVVTALAEHHQWPLSNKLADTSNAQFQAIADNLNRWQLKPNGTEGYRTAEVTLGGVNVDEVSSKTMESQKQPGLYFIGEVLDVTGWLGGFNFQWAWSSGFACGSEL, encoded by the coding sequence ATGTCGAAGTGGGATGTGATTATTATTGGTGCCGGCGCGGCGGGGCTGCATTGCGCCGCCCATGCCGCACAGCGCGGTAAGTCGGTGCTGGTATTGGATCACGCCAAGCAGGCAGGTAAGAAAATTCTGATTTCCGGTGGCGGTCGCTGCAATTTCACCAATATGTACACCGGCCCCGAGAATTTTCTGTCTTCCAACCCGCATTTTTGCAAGTCGGCACTCAGCCGCTATACCCAATGGGACTTTATTGGCCTGGTGGCTGAATACGGCATTGCCTACCACGAAAAAACCTTAGGCCAGTTGTTTTGCGACGACTCCGCCAAAGACATTGTGCGCATGCTGATGAGCGAATGCGACCGGCACGGCGCCAAAGTTCAGTTACGCACCGAGATTGTGTCGGTAGACTACGACGACAACTACCGCATTGAAACCAACCGCGGCGACTATAGCTGCGACAAACTGGTTATTGCCTGTGGTGGGTTATCTATGCCCAAATTGGGCGCCACCCCGTTGGGGTATCAAATTGCCGAACAGTTTGGGCATTCCATTGTGCCGGTACGCGCCGGTTTAGTGCCTTTTACCCTGCAGGATGACGAGAAAGCGCGCTTTGCCGAGCTTTCCGGCGTAGCTGTACCCGTAAGCGCAGAAGCCCACGACGGTTATTTCCGTGAAGCCATGCTGTTTACCCACCGCGGCGTCAGCGGTCCTGCTATTTTGCAGGTTTCCTCCTACTGGCTGCCCGGCGAAGCCGTGACCATTAACCTGCTGCCCGACTTAGACGCTTTTGAGTGGCTGAAAACGCAACAGCAGCAACAACCCAAAACCCAACTCAATACCGTATTGCAGCAACACTTCCCCAAACGAGTGGTGACCGCATTAGCAGAGCACCACCAATGGCCGCTGAGCAATAAGCTGGCCGATACCTCGAACGCCCAGTTTCAGGCCATAGCCGACAACCTTAACCGCTGGCAGCTAAAACCCAACGGCACCGAAGGCTACCGCACCGCCGAAGTCACTCTAGGCGGCGTAAACGTCGACGAAGTTAGCTCCAAAACCATGGAAAGCCAGAAACAACCTGGCCTGTACTTTATTGGCGAAGTGCTGGACGTAACCGGCTGGTTGGGAGGATTCAACTTTCAGTGGGCGTGGAGTAGTGGTTTTGCTTGTGGGTCGGAGTTGTAG
- a CDS encoding peroxiredoxin, whose protein sequence is MSQQIKEGDKIPSGSLTSKGDLGIQNYDPAEIFAKGTHVLFSVPGAFTPTCSEKHLPGYVEHADALKEAGVLSINCVAVNDAFVMKAWGESLGIGEKVRLLSDGNGAYNQIMGLSMDTGNFGGIRSKRYAMIITDGKVKGVFVEEDKSFEVSKAEYILKQLQK, encoded by the coding sequence ATGAGTCAGCAAATTAAAGAAGGCGATAAAATTCCATCAGGTTCACTGACCAGCAAAGGTGATCTTGGCATTCAGAACTACGACCCGGCAGAGATATTTGCCAAAGGCACACACGTACTGTTTTCAGTCCCTGGCGCCTTTACTCCGACCTGTTCGGAGAAACATCTGCCCGGCTACGTAGAACACGCCGATGCATTAAAAGAAGCAGGTGTTCTGAGCATTAATTGTGTGGCCGTAAACGACGCCTTTGTTATGAAGGCCTGGGGCGAGTCGCTAGGGATCGGAGAAAAGGTTCGGTTATTGTCCGACGGCAATGGCGCGTACAACCAGATAATGGGCCTTAGCATGGACACCGGCAACTTCGGTGGTATACGTTCTAAGCGCTACGCGATGATCATCACCGACGGCAAAGTCAAAGGCGTGTTTGTAGAAGAGGACAAGTCCTTTGAAGTAAGCAAAGCCGAGTACATACTGAAGCAGTTGCAAAAATAA
- a CDS encoding GNAT family N-acetyltransferase: MNWHLKAFNDLSLHDLYDLLKLRQEVFVVEQICPYLDADGADEQALHLYARNEADEMIAYARLYLATADTGYSRIGRVITHEKVRGQKLGVEVMQRSIDYLEEYAPKAPIRVGAQVYLLKFYQSFGFEAISEEYLEDDIPHIDMQRKAAQ, translated from the coding sequence ATGAACTGGCACTTAAAAGCATTTAACGACCTTTCTCTGCATGATCTCTACGACTTACTGAAACTTCGGCAGGAAGTTTTCGTGGTAGAGCAAATCTGTCCATACCTGGACGCCGACGGTGCAGATGAGCAGGCCTTACATTTGTACGCCCGCAATGAGGCTGACGAGATGATCGCCTACGCCCGGCTATACCTGGCCACCGCGGACACCGGCTATTCACGTATTGGCCGAGTGATAACGCACGAAAAAGTGCGAGGTCAGAAGCTGGGTGTTGAAGTTATGCAGCGCAGCATCGACTATCTTGAAGAGTATGCCCCCAAAGCCCCAATTCGGGTAGGCGCACAGGTTTATCTGCTGAAGTTCTACCAAAGCTTTGGCTTTGAGGCCATCAGCGAAGAGTATCTGGAAGACGATATTCCACACATTGATATGCAACGCAAGGCTGCGCAGTGA
- a CDS encoding Dam family site-specific DNA-(adenine-N6)-methyltransferase encodes MKKNRAFLKWAGGKYSLIEPITARLPQGKKLIEPFVGAGSVFLNTDYDSYLLNDINQDLITLYQFVKRRPKTFIQDARKLFVDRNNQADAYYALRAAFNASSDPYFRSLLFLYMNRHGYNGLCRYNSKGIFNVPFGDYRKPYFPEKELEHFAEKARKAKFICRPFEQVFRRARQGDVIYCDPPYAPLDQSSNFTSYATGGFGLTDQDELARRAVQVAKKRHIPVLISNHDTDLTRALYKHADISSLSVSRSISQKGDGRKPVAELLALYDSEVNKSNVVSLSNSLKKVGT; translated from the coding sequence ATGAAGAAGAATCGGGCATTTTTAAAATGGGCAGGCGGTAAGTACTCACTTATCGAGCCGATAACAGCACGCTTGCCGCAAGGTAAAAAGCTCATCGAGCCTTTTGTGGGCGCCGGTTCAGTCTTTCTGAATACCGACTACGACAGCTACCTGCTTAACGACATTAATCAGGACCTCATTACCCTGTATCAGTTTGTGAAGCGCCGTCCGAAAACTTTTATTCAGGACGCCCGCAAACTCTTCGTTGATCGTAACAACCAGGCCGACGCTTATTACGCCCTGCGCGCCGCCTTTAATGCCAGCAGCGACCCTTACTTTCGCTCTTTGCTTTTTTTATATATGAACCGCCACGGCTACAACGGCCTGTGTCGCTATAACAGCAAAGGCATTTTTAACGTGCCCTTTGGTGACTACCGCAAACCCTATTTCCCGGAAAAAGAGCTCGAACACTTTGCCGAGAAAGCGCGCAAGGCTAAGTTTATTTGCCGCCCGTTTGAGCAGGTATTTCGCCGCGCGCGACAAGGCGATGTAATTTATTGCGACCCGCCCTACGCACCGCTGGACCAGAGCTCTAACTTTACCAGCTACGCCACCGGTGGCTTTGGCCTGACCGATCAGGACGAGTTAGCTCGCCGAGCGGTACAGGTTGCAAAAAAACGCCACATTCCGGTACTGATCAGCAACCACGACACCGACCTCACCCGCGCCTTGTACAAGCACGCTGATATCAGCAGCTTGTCGGTTTCGCGCAGCATCAGTCAAAAAGGCGACGGTCGCAAACCTGTAGCCGAGCTGTTGGCCTTGTATGATAGCGAAGTCAATAAAAGTAACGTGGTTTCTCTTAGCAACTCATTGAAGAAAGTAGGCACATGA
- a CDS encoding AAA family ATPase, translated as MQALASPQHIVAAPVKTKPSQQQVIDQLHEQCQQSVSLIMLHGKEGSGKTTIAEVFLEQASEYAEVAFISANERSTNDRLRAQILNQLFGTISINDESLSRQIQRQRPLKHAIVVIDNGEQLSESFMAECISTVTQLSAIGQRTSIIITGDSRWAQQQRPAPHLRVQGPTMIEVQPLSHDEQIRFVQALLPEKQRSFWNLERIQQFLNSIHGFPGEIQQRLQFTLTTQAARYRDTTTDENSDKNADGKDASEQSKAKHSPEQSNRRKMRLWPIILVTVVISLAFAGFLNKEQLTAYWQQVNPESPAPAETTAGNAANNTAESAAETTAEATEQAASLPSFEPLTERSLELVPAELAASYRNALGTLNTVAASEITEGEISLGFIKKQQPQEAEPVGSSDQPSAAESGIDTVVAEPEPEVQAEQPKPQPQQPQRALPFQTQWALDQSSGNYTLQISIISDPQLLRDFRNDYDIAGNTQVYQRADQRYVVIFGSYPGIEQARAAATQLPAEVQQMEPWAKSFASVQSDINSQ; from the coding sequence ATGCAAGCACTTGCAAGCCCACAACATATTGTTGCCGCGCCGGTAAAAACCAAACCGAGCCAACAGCAGGTTATTGACCAGCTGCACGAGCAGTGCCAGCAGAGCGTGTCGCTTATTATGCTGCACGGTAAAGAAGGCAGCGGCAAAACCACCATTGCTGAAGTCTTTCTTGAACAAGCGTCAGAATACGCTGAAGTCGCTTTTATCAGCGCCAACGAGCGTTCCACCAATGACCGGCTCCGCGCCCAAATTCTGAACCAACTGTTCGGTACTATCAGCATTAACGACGAGTCGTTAAGTCGCCAAATTCAACGCCAGCGCCCGCTAAAGCACGCCATTGTTGTTATTGATAACGGTGAACAGCTGTCCGAAAGCTTTATGGCCGAATGCATTTCTACCGTTACCCAACTGAGTGCCATTGGTCAGCGCACCAGCATTATTATTACCGGCGACAGTCGCTGGGCTCAGCAGCAGCGTCCGGCACCACACCTGCGTGTGCAGGGACCAACTATGATAGAAGTTCAGCCGCTTAGCCATGACGAGCAAATTCGCTTTGTGCAGGCTTTATTGCCAGAAAAACAACGCAGCTTCTGGAATCTGGAACGCATTCAGCAATTTTTAAATTCCATTCATGGGTTTCCCGGTGAAATTCAGCAACGTCTGCAATTTACTCTGACCACTCAGGCTGCCCGTTATCGCGATACCACGACAGACGAGAATTCCGACAAGAATGCCGACGGTAAAGACGCTAGCGAGCAGAGCAAAGCAAAACATAGCCCGGAACAAAGCAACCGTCGGAAAATGCGCCTTTGGCCCATTATTTTAGTTACAGTGGTTATTAGTCTGGCTTTTGCCGGCTTTTTGAATAAAGAGCAGTTAACCGCCTATTGGCAGCAAGTGAATCCTGAATCACCGGCACCAGCAGAAACAACCGCCGGAAACGCTGCAAATAACACGGCAGAGAGCGCGGCTGAAACAACAGCAGAAGCAACAGAGCAAGCCGCCAGCCTGCCAAGTTTTGAGCCTTTAACCGAGCGCTCTTTAGAACTGGTTCCTGCAGAATTAGCGGCGTCTTACCGCAATGCGTTAGGCACATTAAACACCGTCGCGGCCTCTGAAATTACAGAGGGCGAAATTTCGCTGGGCTTTATTAAAAAACAACAGCCACAGGAAGCCGAGCCTGTTGGTTCATCTGACCAACCGTCCGCAGCTGAGTCGGGCATTGATACCGTTGTAGCCGAGCCGGAACCGGAAGTTCAAGCAGAACAACCTAAGCCGCAACCGCAGCAGCCCCAACGTGCGCTACCGTTCCAGACCCAATGGGCGCTGGATCAGAGCTCCGGTAACTATACGCTGCAAATCAGCATTATCAGCGACCCGCAGCTACTGCGCGATTTCCGTAACGACTACGACATAGCCGGAAATACCCAGGTTTATCAGCGCGCCGACCAACGTTATGTGGTTATTTTTGGCAGCTACCCCGGCATTGAGCAAGCACGTGCAGCCGCCACGCAGTTGCCAGCTGAAGTACAGCAAATGGAACCCTGGGCTAAGTCGTTTGCCAGTGTACAAAGCGACATTAATAGCCAGTAG
- the aroB gene encoding 3-dehydroquinate synthase, translating into MAEVNVSLGERSYTIYIGNALLPNYVERLPHTLNQQLLVITNPTISQYYLKPLLKSLAGHQVKVFEMRDGEQFKSLDSYAEAMDILIDAGFNRDCGIIALGGGVVGDLAGFVASTFQRGVDFYQIPTTLLSQVDSSVGGKTAVNHPQGKNLIGAFYQPKSVVIDIDCLQTLTERDYRSGLAEIVKYGVIYDADFFQWLEQHTEELNQQDPAALTYAIQRSCEIKADVVALDEREKGLRALLNLGHTFGHAIEAATEYGAWTHGEAVAAGIIIASKLSEVTQRLNSSDFRRIKDLLLALSLPTKGPQMPWQDWLDYMQRDKKVKDGQLHFVLPVAIGQAEVVSTVEHNTVAAVITECC; encoded by the coding sequence ATGGCTGAGGTTAACGTCTCTTTAGGTGAACGCAGCTACACTATCTACATTGGTAACGCCCTGTTACCCAACTATGTAGAGCGCCTTCCGCACACACTTAATCAACAACTGCTGGTCATCACCAACCCGACCATTAGTCAGTACTACCTTAAGCCGTTATTAAAAAGCCTTGCCGGTCACCAGGTGAAAGTGTTTGAAATGCGCGATGGCGAGCAGTTCAAAAGCCTGGACAGCTACGCCGAGGCCATGGATATTCTGATAGACGCAGGCTTTAACCGCGACTGTGGCATCATTGCCTTAGGCGGCGGCGTGGTAGGTGATTTAGCCGGTTTTGTGGCGTCAACGTTTCAACGCGGTGTCGACTTTTACCAAATTCCGACCACGTTATTGTCGCAAGTTGACTCATCCGTGGGCGGGAAAACAGCGGTGAATCACCCCCAGGGCAAAAACCTGATTGGCGCTTTTTATCAGCCTAAGTCTGTGGTCATTGATATTGACTGCCTGCAAACCCTTACCGAACGTGACTACCGTAGCGGTTTAGCCGAAATCGTAAAATACGGTGTTATCTACGACGCCGACTTTTTCCAATGGCTGGAACAACATACCGAAGAATTAAATCAGCAAGACCCGGCCGCACTGACCTACGCTATTCAACGCAGTTGCGAAATTAAAGCCGACGTTGTGGCGTTAGACGAGCGCGAGAAAGGCCTGCGGGCATTGCTGAATTTAGGCCACACCTTTGGCCACGCCATTGAAGCCGCCACCGAATACGGCGCCTGGACACACGGCGAGGCTGTAGCTGCTGGCATTATAATTGCATCTAAGCTGTCAGAAGTGACACAGCGGCTCAATTCGTCAGATTTTCGACGCATTAAAGATTTACTGCTGGCACTTAGCTTGCCAACAAAGGGGCCACAAATGCCCTGGCAGGACTGGTTAGATTACATGCAGCGCGATAAAAAAGTAAAAGACGGTCAGCTGCATTTTGTTCTTCCGGTTGCTATTGGTCAGGCTGAAGTTGTCAGTACTGTAGAACACAATACCGTTGCTGCTGTGATCACTGAATGTTGCTAA
- a CDS encoding N(5)-(carboxyethyl)ornithine synthase, protein MNMTSLGVIGSSKKEDERRVPIHPEHLSRLPEKIRKQLIFETGYGERFGIDDAELAAQVGGLASRDELLETMNTVVIAKPVLADFEQLRIGGVLWGYPHCTQQREVTQIAIDRKQTLIAFEDMYVWGPQGQVGRHTFYKNNEMAGYCGVIHALQLKGIDGHYGNQRKALIFSFGAVSRGAIYALKAHGFRDITICIQRPDHEVREEVLDCHYVWLRAGAAGQARMMVVEHDGTERPLCDLISESGLIINGIYQDTNHPIDFVIEQEKACLKPGCLIIDVSCDEGMGFYFAKPTTFKNPMFQVEKVDYYAVDHTPSYFWESASRSISAALVFHLPAIAAGPDGWQQNETIRRAINIDKGVIQKPDILAYQNRQQAYPHLPI, encoded by the coding sequence ATGAATATGACTTCACTAGGCGTTATTGGCAGCTCTAAAAAGGAAGATGAACGGCGCGTGCCGATACATCCGGAACATTTATCGAGGCTCCCCGAAAAAATACGTAAGCAACTCATTTTTGAAACAGGCTATGGCGAACGCTTTGGTATTGATGATGCTGAACTCGCGGCTCAGGTGGGCGGATTGGCATCAAGAGACGAGTTATTAGAAACCATGAACACGGTTGTTATCGCCAAACCAGTACTTGCCGATTTTGAGCAATTGCGGATCGGCGGCGTACTCTGGGGTTATCCTCATTGCACACAACAACGGGAAGTCACCCAGATTGCCATTGATAGAAAACAGACTTTAATCGCTTTTGAAGATATGTATGTCTGGGGCCCCCAAGGCCAGGTTGGCCGCCATACATTCTATAAAAATAATGAGATGGCGGGATATTGCGGGGTGATCCATGCGCTCCAGCTTAAGGGCATAGACGGCCATTATGGTAATCAGCGTAAAGCGCTTATCTTCAGTTTTGGTGCTGTCAGTCGTGGGGCTATTTATGCACTCAAAGCCCATGGCTTTCGCGATATTACTATCTGCATTCAGCGACCTGATCATGAGGTCCGTGAAGAAGTCCTCGATTGTCATTATGTTTGGTTAAGAGCAGGCGCTGCCGGTCAAGCAAGAATGATGGTGGTTGAACATGACGGTACAGAAAGGCCACTGTGTGATTTGATCAGCGAATCGGGGCTCATTATCAATGGCATCTATCAAGACACCAACCACCCTATCGACTTTGTCATCGAACAAGAAAAAGCTTGTCTCAAACCGGGTTGTTTGATTATTGATGTCAGTTGTGACGAAGGTATGGGTTTTTATTTTGCTAAACCAACCACCTTTAAAAATCCCATGTTTCAAGTCGAAAAAGTGGATTACTACGCCGTTGACCATACGCCCAGCTATTTTTGGGAAAGTGCCTCACGCTCCATTTCCGCCGCATTGGTGTTCCATTTACCGGCAATAGCCGCAGGACCGGATGGCTGGCAGCAAAATGAAACCATACGTCGGGCCATCAATATTGATAAAGGCGTCATTCAAAAACCAGATATTCTGGCTTATCAAAACCGCCAACAGGCTTACCCACACCTGCCAATTTAG
- a CDS encoding ligand-gated channel protein → MNCSISGLKLSILALTVASAVGVAQAQEQDKPKRKHHKHKDMEVMVVTASGVAQHLKEAPASISVIDRKDLSQRFYKDLTDAMTDAPGVIVTGGGDRQDISLRGMGADYTLILVDGQRQSSRETRPNSDGPGVEGAWTPPLAAIDRIEVIRGPMSSLYGSDAIGGVINIITRKTPEEWRSEIRVDGTLQERSESGNSYQTNLFTSGSLIKDTLGIQLSAGYTRRLEDDIVSGYRDKTAEDADLKLAYTPNRDHEILFEVGTAKQSIDASVGKTIEPLAPGEECGRRGCPESSTTEYDSNSVSIAHNGQWGLVGARSYLKRDEFENKARLMTITNTDFQSHWNLPLLEESSMNLGVAYQEEELEDLTSNQVSDRTNIEGSQWSAFAETAWPVFTDFKLTTGVRYDDDDIFGGHWSPRVYGVYTLSRATTIKGGVSTGFRAPGLRETTADWGQVSRGGNIYGNPELKAETSTNYELGLYTDWGRRSSTSITVFYNEFDDKITRVDCPEAICTDGPNQFGSMPTTRINIDEAVTRGIEMTLSTHFSREWSLKGNYTYTDSEQKSGEYKGEPLNQLPKHLVQTSLNWKPSKRWNSWLRVHYRGEESQPTTGPSQRSLVAPSYTLADFGVNYFATRDLKLAAGVYNLFDKEIGVEEYGYVEDGRRLWLSAAYSF, encoded by the coding sequence ATGAATTGCAGTATCAGCGGCTTAAAATTGAGCATTCTAGCATTAACTGTAGCATCAGCTGTAGGCGTTGCTCAGGCGCAGGAACAGGATAAGCCAAAAAGAAAACATCATAAGCATAAAGACATGGAAGTTATGGTGGTAACGGCGTCAGGTGTTGCTCAGCATTTAAAAGAAGCTCCCGCTTCAATCTCCGTTATTGACAGAAAAGACCTTTCTCAGCGTTTTTATAAAGATTTAACCGATGCTATGACCGACGCCCCGGGCGTTATTGTGACCGGCGGCGGTGACCGGCAGGACATTAGTCTGCGCGGTATGGGGGCCGACTACACATTGATTTTAGTCGATGGTCAGCGCCAGAGCTCGCGTGAAACCCGCCCAAACAGTGACGGCCCCGGGGTTGAAGGAGCCTGGACACCACCACTGGCGGCAATTGATCGCATAGAGGTTATTCGGGGGCCTATGTCATCACTTTACGGTTCAGACGCAATAGGCGGCGTTATCAATATTATTACCCGTAAAACGCCGGAAGAATGGCGCTCGGAAATTCGCGTTGACGGCACCCTGCAGGAACGTTCAGAGTCAGGCAATAGCTACCAGACTAACTTGTTCACCTCTGGCTCGCTCATTAAAGACACTTTGGGAATTCAACTGTCCGCCGGTTATACACGTCGTTTGGAAGATGACATCGTTTCTGGCTACCGGGATAAAACCGCAGAAGATGCCGACTTAAAATTGGCTTACACACCAAACCGTGACCACGAAATCTTGTTTGAAGTAGGTACCGCTAAGCAAAGCATTGACGCTTCTGTGGGCAAAACTATTGAGCCGCTGGCACCGGGCGAGGAATGTGGTCGCCGAGGATGCCCTGAATCATCGACGACTGAGTACGACAGTAATAGCGTATCCATTGCCCACAACGGCCAGTGGGGCCTGGTTGGCGCCCGCAGTTATTTAAAGCGCGATGAATTTGAAAACAAAGCGCGTCTTATGACCATTACTAATACTGACTTTCAGAGTCACTGGAACTTACCACTGCTTGAAGAAAGCTCTATGAACCTAGGTGTTGCGTATCAGGAAGAAGAGCTGGAAGATTTAACCAGTAACCAGGTAAGCGACCGCACCAATATCGAAGGCTCACAATGGTCGGCATTTGCAGAAACAGCCTGGCCAGTCTTTACTGACTTTAAGCTGACGACGGGTGTCCGTTACGATGACGACGATATCTTTGGTGGGCACTGGAGCCCCCGAGTTTACGGCGTTTATACATTAAGCCGGGCAACAACCATTAAAGGTGGTGTTTCCACTGGGTTCCGTGCCCCGGGTTTGCGAGAAACAACAGCCGACTGGGGGCAGGTCAGTCGTGGTGGTAATATTTACGGCAACCCGGAATTGAAAGCCGAAACCTCGACTAACTACGAGTTAGGTTTATACACCGATTGGGGACGCCGTAGTTCAACCTCAATAACCGTGTTCTACAACGAGTTTGATGACAAAATTACTCGTGTAGATTGTCCTGAAGCTATCTGTACCGACGGACCTAATCAGTTTGGCTCTATGCCAACCACCCGGATTAACATTGATGAAGCTGTTACTCGAGGTATTGAAATGACCTTAAGCACTCATTTCAGCCGGGAGTGGTCACTGAAAGGTAACTACACTTACACCGATTCTGAGCAGAAATCCGGTGAGTATAAAGGCGAGCCATTAAACCAGCTACCGAAGCACTTAGTACAAACCTCACTGAACTGGAAGCCAAGTAAGCGTTGGAACAGCTGGTTGCGTGTTCATTATCGTGGTGAAGAGAGTCAACCGACAACCGGACCTTCACAGCGTTCTCTTGTCGCGCCGTCTTACACACTGGCGGATTTTGGTGTGAACTACTTTGCTACGCGTGACTTAAAGCTGGCTGCGGGTGTTTACAACTTGTTTGACAAAGAAATTGGCGTAGAAGAATACGGCTATGTTGAAGACGGCCGACGCTTATGGTTGTCAGCCGCCTACAGCTTCTAA
- a CDS encoding class I SAM-dependent methyltransferase — MTTTARVPILADSDAETAAAKAIAKRWGLPSEATNNDVFQLCLTDNVLALNWLGSPQKMSPLVVDFHQGKAAYRAQNTQLKNEAIAKAVGVTGQFKPSVVDGTAGLGRDAFVLAGLGCDVQLIERHPVVAALLDNGLHRAQQEADFIGETCQRMHLIGTDNLYTGKGFTHEPDVVYLDPMYPKTGKQKAQVKKDMQMFQQLVGSDEDADTLLEPAIALAKYRVVVKRPNSAPFLAGREPNSQIKSKKHRFDVYIKRGFHESAN; from the coding sequence GTGACAACTACGGCTCGGGTTCCCATTCTTGCAGACAGCGATGCTGAAACCGCTGCAGCAAAGGCTATCGCCAAGCGTTGGGGCCTCCCGTCGGAAGCCACGAATAATGACGTTTTTCAACTTTGTCTGACCGACAACGTACTGGCTCTTAACTGGCTGGGGAGCCCGCAAAAAATGTCGCCTTTAGTGGTCGACTTTCATCAGGGCAAAGCGGCCTACCGTGCTCAGAACACACAGTTAAAAAACGAAGCTATTGCTAAAGCAGTTGGTGTCACCGGGCAGTTTAAACCATCGGTTGTCGACGGAACCGCCGGCCTGGGGCGAGACGCCTTTGTACTGGCCGGTCTGGGCTGTGACGTACAGTTAATTGAACGTCACCCGGTTGTAGCTGCTTTGCTCGATAACGGCCTGCACAGAGCCCAACAAGAAGCCGACTTCATTGGTGAAACCTGCCAGCGAATGCATTTAATCGGTACTGACAATTTATATACGGGTAAAGGCTTCACCCATGAGCCTGACGTGGTTTATTTAGACCCCATGTACCCAAAAACCGGCAAGCAAAAGGCCCAGGTAAAAAAAGACATGCAAATGTTCCAGCAGTTGGTGGGCAGTGACGAAGACGCCGATACCCTGCTGGAACCCGCCATCGCCCTGGCCAAATACCGAGTCGTAGTTAAGCGCCCGAACAGCGCACCTTTTCTGGCCGGGCGTGAACCAAACAGTCAAATTAAGAGTAAAAAACATCGCTTTGATGTTTATATAAAACGAGGTTTTCATGAGTCAGCAAATTAA
- a CDS encoding phospholipase A, whose product MKKWIWIIASGITALAAVNVQAQELSDMQQCLLDEMNNTKADTTIADVRSECEQKLRSADDEDIVEVDAVAEPGALTSRMRSEEVTQFDPYVLTPHRRNYLLPVITTNNINRKEYADVDGYEQSLEDYEAKFQISFKIPFNEESLLFEEDKLFFGLTVQSWWQVYSDNISKPFRETNYMPEIFYATPTGWHPFGTNTALVFGLEHLSNGRSQPLSRSWNRGYMQFVVEKGRFVFSLKPWLRFQEDPKTEPMQSSGDDNPNITDYVGDYEFTTAYNDGDFEYILRLRHAIDTGRGSAELNWTFPIGGKFIGYTSIFTGYGESLVDYNHKQTRFGIGIALNNIL is encoded by the coding sequence ATGAAAAAATGGATCTGGATAATTGCATCGGGAATTACCGCACTAGCAGCGGTTAATGTCCAGGCGCAAGAACTGTCTGATATGCAGCAATGTCTGCTGGATGAAATGAACAATACGAAGGCTGACACCACTATTGCCGACGTAAGGTCTGAATGCGAGCAGAAACTTCGCTCTGCTGACGACGAAGACATTGTTGAAGTGGATGCTGTAGCAGAACCTGGCGCGTTAACTAGCCGAATGAGAAGCGAAGAAGTCACCCAGTTTGACCCTTACGTATTAACGCCGCATCGTCGTAATTATTTATTGCCTGTTATTACGACTAATAATATTAACCGAAAGGAATACGCAGATGTGGATGGGTACGAACAAAGCCTCGAAGACTACGAAGCGAAATTCCAGATCAGTTTTAAAATACCATTTAACGAAGAAAGCCTGCTGTTTGAAGAGGATAAACTGTTCTTCGGCTTAACCGTGCAATCCTGGTGGCAAGTTTATTCTGATAATATTTCCAAACCATTCCGCGAAACCAACTACATGCCCGAAATATTTTATGCCACACCAACAGGTTGGCATCCTTTTGGTACTAATACAGCACTGGTTTTTGGTTTAGAGCATTTGTCCAACGGGCGCAGCCAGCCGCTGTCACGAAGCTGGAACCGCGGTTATATGCAATTTGTGGTAGAAAAAGGTCGCTTTGTTTTCTCGCTAAAACCCTGGCTACGGTTTCAGGAAGACCCAAAAACAGAGCCTATGCAATCTAGTGGTGACGACAACCCGAATATTACCGACTACGTGGGTGACTATGAATTCACCACCGCCTATAACGATGGTGACTTCGAGTACATTCTCAGGCTTCGTCATGCCATAGATACCGGAAGAGGGTCAGCAGAACTTAACTGGACCTTCCCCATAGGCGGGAAGTTTATTGGCTATACCTCAATTTTCACCGGTTACGGAGAAAGCTTGGTTGATTACAATCACAAACAGACTCGTTTTGGTATCGGTATAGCCTTAAACAACATTCTATAA